The following nucleotide sequence is from Pectinophora gossypiella chromosome 17, ilPecGoss1.1, whole genome shotgun sequence.
atgagtaaatgaatgtgtcgggttattgactgatgtaaaatttttagacggttggtttagatttgtgcttaaaattgacgtgtgttccataaattttatgcttgtcaattacccgtccctttccttttcggcggataagaaaatgacagatataacttaaaataaaattagatggtatttacaggaattagcaccattaaccgcgtaaacttaaaacaatttattactGTGTATTCCTGTTGGTAATAGCGAAGAAAACAGTAAGTTTTCTTCGCTATTACTACTCATCCTACTCTCCTGctactactctgccggcacctCGGGACTCCACCACCACCCATCGTGCCGCAATACTATTCATCTCTGCCTAgtccttcgaggatacaggcgtgatgttatgcaAGCAAAAACCTACTTAGTTACAGACAGTAGAACCGGCTTAAAATTACATAACTAATAGAATTTCCCATCGAAGGGTCTGGAGGTCCATACTCGATATTTCAAAGCTTTTCTttgctttaaacataattgacatatatgtattatacatCCCTCCTTAACGTGCATTTTCCATacgaataaaattatattttataacaggATCTGGTTTATACTCCTCTTAGATACAAAATTATATCCTTCCAAAAATACTCGTTGTTACGGATACCCATTGTAAATGTTGTATGTCGTTTTCGGtttattttcatctgttttTCCTCCGATAAAGAACTGGCATGCAGGTCAAAAACAGGTCAATTTATTCAACCCACTTACTCTTATCAAACGTATAGAAATATTTAGGGAACATTGTGTTTTAGTTTACCTAAAAATCTATGTGAAATCACTAGTTTAAAGTAGCTCGTAATTTTCAAgttaatcataatcattataatcagttaagcattatcccgtttttcacagggtacgcttacctaacctgaagattggataggtccggttttttacaagtgcaactgcctgtttgaccttctaacccgcgaaggaaaaaccagcccaatacctacaggttaggtcaataCCTCCCGACGTTTTCCTTCAAAAAaacaagttaataaaaaaaagactgttATTAGAtaaagaaacacaaaaatagATTTTCTAGCAACTTCTATTTGTATTGTAGGTACATCTAAGATACCACTTAGTAATGATAAAACATCAGAAAACAATAAATGGTTAAAGACATGTCTTTCTTTACTTCCAGTTGAGTTTGGCCGTCGTGGTCGCCAGCCATCTGGTATTGGCAAACCCAGTGCCTGAACCAGATCCCTACCACAAGACACAGTAAGTAACTACTACTATCTGTCTAATAGTTTTAAGCACACATCAAGATGAGAAGACGAAAGCCGAGTctaataatacacatacattgtactgtattcatgtgttatgtctcattgttgaaattttagttctgtgcaataaagtatatttgatttgatttgattgatttgatacattgtcatacatacataagattacgTCTATTTGcgatcggggtaggcagagatcacgggATTCCGCTTtacacgatcctgacacaccaatttcgctttttccactcttatcaaagtctGATAACCTAGGAAACAAATCAATTCAATATTCACGATTTTAGTCAATAAGATACCTAGGTATTAACCTACATCTTATTGAAATGAGACTTGTGCTATGTAACAGATGTATGAAAAGctttcattattaataatattcctGTATTACATTTAAAGTCATACTTTcatccttagcattatcccgtttttaacagggtccgcttacctaacctgaagatttgacaggtccggtttttttacaggagcgactgcctgtcaacTCATACAATAGTATAGTTAAACTCATACCTTATATcccaaaaattataaaaattcaaCTTTTTTGACCGGTAATTTACGGTAAGAGACATTTACAACTTACTGGTCAAAAAAAGTTGACATTACTTTTGTAATTTTGACGGTTACGACTTGAAACTTAATTACCCTTCAATGACTAACAAACAAAGGTAGTTTGCActataattctatttttaaactacCTTGCCCCCGCCACAGGCACAGAAAAAAAACGCTAGCTATGTCAATTTGTAATACTAATACCTACTTTGTATTCTACGTTAATCTACACCGTTTACGAATGACTTCACATACAGTGCTCTTTTGAAACGATTGCTAATATCAAACGCGTGGTTCACTAGGTTTGAGAAATTGTGAAACAATTGTAATTACTtgttaaattaaataggtatatacGCGAACGTGGGCATGTAATCACTACAAACATAATAAGTTTTCGTTTAAAatctaaaacccgactacggaaaaatcacgctttaaAAAGTGTGAAGCAAGAGaatatttctgtatttttttccgaatagtgatatttaggagatagccgtggtcgtatgacGTGATAAGCAGTCTTAGGACAGTTTGGTATTCAACCACGGACGGCTATCTCataaacattcatacatacataacggtcaaacataacccttctttttaCTTCGCCGCGGTCGGGTAAGAATGGTCAAAAGATAACATATTCGCTATTGTTAATTCACTGGCGACTAAGCAcaaatattttaagttactcTTCTCGATTCGGAACTTGCACATTGAGTAttaaacttataaatattatcGTAATAAGccaataaaaaatagaatagaaatagtttattaaaggcgccacacacaaaaaaaagacaataacattatcaaatttccacgaaacaattacaaaaaaaagcaagacggatgtttgtcgaaatgatcataatacACACTTAAATATcatgtaattaataaaataactcagTCAACTGCGTCAGTTTGCGATGACAAAATTGTAACGAAACAGATTATGAATGTAACAAAATTACAGTGAAACATTtcaatttattcaaatttagCTTGAATTTAGCTGACAAATTATTATTCAACCTGAGTCTTCCATTATGCTTTCAAACATTTTGTCTATATTGAAAGTTGGCTTTTACCGAAGGAAGACtatttagaataatattttttttctttttcgtctTCTTTTAATTTACATGATCATTTTATTATCTATCATAACGATCTTTTGGGCTTCTGTCTTTagccacttcttcttcttatcgtgtgggttgtgaggtggaatacgaacctcatcaaccctggtgtcagggttattattgagccgccaacggcccctgacatggctcatgtaacgattactcacttacatcagtaaatagtaaccgggaccaacggcttaacgtgccttccgaagcacggatcgtcttactttcagacaatcaggtgatcagcctgtaatgtcctaaccaaactagggatcacaaaatgattttttgtgatatgtccccaccgggattcgaacccggggcctccggatcgtgagtcaaacgctcaaccactggaccacggagaccgttatacACCTAGCCACTTATACAGGGAATACCCACACGAGAAGGGCGTTAGAACAATTTGTGCAATGTGTCAGTTCATTGatttacacatacatagatacataatctcacgccataacccaccggggtaagcagagactatggaattccatttgctgcgatcctgacacacttcttcttgcttcctccactcgtcaatcgttccatacacgcacgccggttcagagtagatggtattaaaccttttctaaggcaatctccaatttggtcaatgtacgtctttttaggtattgttttacataaaaacattttttaattacagCATCAGAATCCACGTGCCCCACGAGGTCCACACAGTGCACCACCACCACGTGGAGAAAATCCCGGTGATAAAAGAGATCCCGGTCCTGCACGAAGTACCAGTCGTGAAGCACGTGCCCATAATCAAACACGTACCCATAGTCAAACACATCCCCGTGCCCATAGAGAAACACGTCATCGTTGAAAAACCACTCGTCGTCCCCGTACATACGGAGCATTGGGGCTGGCATTAGAACTAGTAGGAACTAAGAACACTTCcataatgttttatataaacTTGACTGGAGGCCGAAAATAGGCCAACGCTGTATATACTTAAGACTGAAGCCGAGTGAAGACTACCTTCAAAGAAGGTTATAAGAACCATATAAAGATTTTAGCTACTTGATAACAAATGACGGTCTGGAAGACAAAAGACAATCGTCCGTTTTGTCCTTGAAAATACAGGaatatgaaaaaagaaatgtatAGTCAATTTCGATAAATAATCGtttcttatttatatttctcAATTCTGTTTTCAATATGGCCGATCGTCTGCGTTAGTCGTGAATAATAGTTTTAGGTTCTGTATATAACTTTATGTACTCCAATATACTCGTAAGGCAGAGGAAATTTGTAAATCTTCGTACTTCTGTGATACAAAACGTTGTTAAAATGAAAGACAATATAAGTACACAACAACTttagttttgtgttttattttattttgttattttacctatttcttcacatttttttttaaatatgtaatatgaaaaatataatatttattcttcatttaaaattactaaCTTTACATAAAACCAATACTTACACTACTATTTTACGTGTTATAAATCCTTAACACAGAAGTTCAACTTTCGTAGACATTTTTTCTCATGAAAATATCCAAATTTTCAAAGAGTTAATTTAGATTTAACCACGACAAGTGttaagttactacttacttttcaCTTATTGTCCGCTTTTTAAAGTTAATACTAGTAGAATTTCATATTTCCCAACATTTCACTGAAACTGCGACGGTCGATCGATTTCCTCATATAACGAAATGTCTAACCAGGAAAATGCAGAATATTTTCGGGAATAAGCCTTGAGAAATATCCCTCCGAGTGAGACGCCATAATTTATTCAATAACTAGCAATACTTGACACATATCACGCCTCTATCTATAATGTATGCCTCGAAGAACATACGTGGCGGTATGCCTACGAGCCCGAGGGGATCGAGCGATGGCGATATGCTTAATTGCTAATGTATTTATTGCGGCGTTGCTCCATCTGTTCTTGTGTATGTAGGTAAATGATACAGTAACTAAGCCGTCGATTTTAGTTTTAGAGTcgttataaagtaatttttagttttagagttgaggagctcggtggcgcagcggtaaatgcgctcggtctgcgattgttgaagttaagcgactttcgcaaaggccggtcttaggatgggtgaccacaaaaaaaaagttttcatctcgagctcctccgtgcttcggaaggcacgttaagccgttgatcccggctgcattagcagtcgttaatatccaccaatctgcactgggcctgcgaggtggtttaaggcccgatctccctatccatagggaagacccgtgccccagcagtggggacgttaatgggctggtgatgatataaAGTAAagccgtggtggcccagttagaagaacgcttaaatctcactgtgaggtcgcaggttcgaatcccagacAGGGCCTAAAAAAGTCAATAAAGTTGCCATATGCCCATAGTGACTGTGGCTGACTTGGTGATACCGAAATGGCTAATCTACACCATTTATTTATACCTCAATAGCTTTTAATATATTAACTATTCGACACGAGTAATACACATGTAATTAGGTTATATATGAATGTTTTATACAAAGCGCGTGTAACCTTTATAACGACACACCACAACAAAATAAGTTTCAAGTACGAATAACACGTGCGTTCTAGAAAAATAAAGCTTCTTTTATAATGCGCCAAAATGtcatttcaagaaaaagccgtttatagtagctatttcatttttttatcataactttttaccaatTTTTTCAATTAAGATGACGTCAACGTTATATTACACGGTTTTCCATTTTCTATATCTAGCaaaacatattataaaatgGACTGCTAGGATATTAtttttggcgcttatgtaattttgcctttccagtgacgatatgtagtACGATCACCGCTTAGCTTATCGAACAGTATTTATTTGAAGCTAATATTCATAAAATGGAATATAATAACaagaatggccccgattcctgcagacaccgcctaattttattttaagttatatccgtcattttcatatccgtcgaaaaggaaagggacgggtgattcacagctcttaattttaggaagaatgagtaaatgaatgaataacccgggcgaatcaaaaggtacgtcgctggtatgcaatccgtttgacgtgctgtctacttaactgtgtcgggttattgacggatgtaaaatttttagacggttggtttagatttgtgcttaaaattgacgtgtgttccataaattttatgcttgtcgaatacccgtccctttccttttcggtggataagaaaatgacagatataacttaaaataaaattagatggtatttacaggaataagcaccaatgtcttttgtttttagctggatatataaatataacataaacactacataacagaagctcacgaatgtatcccaattggagtagtcagaggtacatcaatcacaaggtgaattaagtacccacacctcaccgagccttctgttagaccaacgtgataagtggtgagtcggcctctgtggtccagtggttgagcgttggactcacgatccggaggccccgggttcgaatcccggtggggagatatcacaaaaatcactttgtgatccctagtctggttaggacattacaggctgatcacctgattgtccaaaagtaagacgctcacgctaagccgttggtcccgattactatttactgatgtaagtgagtaatcgttagagccatgtcaggggcctttggcggctcaatcataaccctgacaccagggttgatgagactggtattccacctcacaacctacacgataagaagaagtggtgagccgtatcgccgtctataattacATTGATTAATCttaagtgaaaactgcacttaagattaatcaatgtaactcattggtgcaactccAATACCTGGGTTCGAACAGGCACTCactgattgagaagcaagccggtgtggATGTACCATAGAACCACACTAATTATTCAATGAAATGAATTGAATACCAGAAAACAACCTACATGGTTTATAGAAGAGACTATGAAGTTTTGATACATTCTTTATATTTTGGTCACCGAATATCCTTATTAGGATCAAAGAAGgttcttcatcttcttctaatccttttatctcctgttgggatgtaggactCGAATAACAGCTTTCCACTCGTCGCGATCTTTTGctgcctctgtagcttgctcccatgatatgTTGGGCAGAATACTGTGGAGGCTGACATCCgcacacggaaatggcggtggattggccatgtccttagaagaccctTCCCAatgagctctgacctggtgtgcgcgtggaaaacgcaaaagggggcggcccaaagagacctggcgacgttcggttgaccgagagttaaaACGCTCGGCATATCAAATTTCTAAAATATCGAATCTGAACAGAGAATTTTAAAAGGACACCCATCCAATAACAAACTGCTCCCGAGGCTACCTTATGTTGTTGGCTCTATCCAATCAAGCGATATGCAACGCGATTCCGTCGGAATCTGTTTAATTCGCTCGTTGATTTTGCAATTGGTTAATTTTCGCTCAATTAATTCTTTTGTAGAATCACAACCTATCACAGATACTTGTCGTTGATAATTATTTCACCATTTTGGCTCGTGACAGCTCTGATAGCGTTCCCGTTCAACGAAATGTCAATTCAAAATGCTTAATTCGTTGAAACTGGTTGAAACAATGAAATGTCgcaacaattaattttatagttGAGATAAATCATACTCTTATGTCATTAAAGTGCTTTTATACGCTCGCAATTTATCACGTCAGTGCGCACTTTATTACCGACGTTTCACAAAAACTGATTCTATGTTGAATTGGGAGtggatacataacataaaacgcGATTTGCTGCTAATCTTCGTAAATATATCGTAAATACAGGCTAAAAGATTGTCCTAAAAGATTCCACTCTAACGTGATAACATCATCTAAGCTTGCGACTAAATTCTCGATtgaagtagtcagaggtacatccaccgcaagatgaactaagtactcacgcttCGCCAAGCTTTCTGACCGACATGATGGGAGgtaaaccgtatcgccgtctataatagtcgagccaactgtgttactaaTGAACACTTTCGTTCTTTTTTgcgtgtaaaataaattaataactcataggCGCAAGTCCTGTACCGGAGgtatgtatgttgttattaAAAGACAAATTTGCAGCCACTCTAAAGATAGACACGCATATATTATGGTAAATACCTTCATGATGTTCTGTATTCCTAGTTAATATCTAGATATATATTTAAGTCTATTGGTTATTGGGGGTGGATAATGGCGAACCAATCCATTGCCACAGCGATCCAATACCGCTGAATTCTGGTGGCTGTGTTTAGTTAGATTGAGCCATAGTTCGTCATTGTTACTATAGATTTAGCTTTAAAACAGTCcagatgaaattaaaataaataaaaagcaatataaaatagaaatagcCACGCAGGATTCATAAATAAAGCTACTAAAATTCAAACACTAAAAAACGAAACAAAAGTCTATGATGCCTCTCGCGGGGGACAGAGCCCTAAACCACTAAATACTCAAAGATATACTAATACAAACATACTACCACTCTATAAAACAACAAAACGATCAgacacaaataaaatacaaacacaGAAAGACAAGAATAAGAATAACAACGCCAAGAAACATCGTACGGGGCTATTGCACGACGAAATAAcgtaaatttaaattcaaatgcaAGTTTCCCAAAATAAAAGAGAATTTTATAACCCAGACAGGAGTGGAAAGCAAAAAGTTTTGTTATTAATGAATCGGAAACATGCGATGGGGAGCACTGCCCAAACCAACACGACTTCCGGAAAgtcgatgatttttttttaaattaaacacgATACCCAATTATGGCCTGTAATTATTCCATCCCAAGTATCGATAAAGATAATGGAGTTAAAGCTGTAAATCAAAATGTTTGACACATTAACTAGCATAACATATAGGCTACGGTATATTGGGTTTAAATCCTATAAAGTGCATTGtagtgataataattatatcagCCTCAAACAAaggtaaagtaaaaaatatttatttttcataaaaaagaaaataaagaccACCTACAAGTATTGTTGGTGA
It contains:
- the LOC126374503 gene encoding uncharacterized protein LOC126374503, which codes for MIHKIALSLAVVVASHLVLANPVPEPDPYHKTHIRIHVPHEVHTVHHHHVEKIPVIKEIPVLHEVPVVKHVPIIKHVPIVKHIPVPIEKHVIVEKPLVVPVHTEHWGWH